TCTATAAATTATGCAACAAAGAAATCATATGAATCCAAAATAAACCATATATAGATCTGACCATAAAGTGATAGTTTATCACACCGATAACTAATTACATTGGATGAATCATGTAGGGCAACTCATATGATCATTGTAtggacaaacaagggagagaacATGACATCTAGATACTGATATATAGTCCAAGGAGGACTAGCTACTCACTTATGGTCATGGTGGCAACAATGTTGATGAAGAAGGCTCTAGGGATAAATTCCCCCTAGGACAAAGTATCAAAATTTGCCTCCATATTGGATCGTCAAAGAAACATAGGGTGGTGGTGGCAGAAAAACTCCTCGATAAATAAAATTGATGTTTTTGGAACAATGACGACATTGGGCACGACCTCAGGCTCCACAACAAGCGCATGACCAAGCTCCGATGCAGCGGCAGTAGCAGGTGTAACCTCCAGCACGACTTCAACTAGAACTTCCATTGTTAATGCAGTGGAGTGAGGGGAAGAGGGGAGCTAGTGATGCAATGCCAGTGCGAGGGGGGAGAGGAAGTGAGTCAATGTCGGTGAGGGGAGGTGGAAGTGCCATTGCGCCATATATATAGTCGGTTAATGTCGTCCGGTGTCGTGGGAAATACGCGTTGGTAGTCAAACGGGTGCTAGCATGGGAATAGTCGCCGGCTCAATAAATGGAAAAACCAAAGCAATTAACATCACATCATTCATAAATCAGTTGAGAAATTGAAAATCAAAAAGAGAAAAGAAACATATTTTTTTACTTGTAGCATTTCCTCGAGCACGTTGGTGGCGCTCAGGGTCACGTCTGAATCCAGCTCCTCTTCGCCGCCAGAGGTGAAGGGGTGGCCGCACGGCTATGTGCGTCCACGTTGTTGGCATCAGGGTCGCGGGAGGCCGAGGGGAAGGTGTGTAGTGGTGATTGTAACCTTCTTCTTCCCCATGTTTTCGTGATGTCCGCCGCCTTGGTTGACGGCAACACTCCCGTTTGTTGGTCGTCGGGCCCAATCGCGGCTATGTGGTCGCGGCGTCGCGAGTAGCGGGCAGTGTCATCGCCCATCGAGGAGGAGTTTCTCTTGGCTGCTGGCAGTGGGTCTTCGGCACCAATGAGGGTGGCCGTGAGTGCGGCAGGGTTGGGGTTATCCATTCACGTGGTCATTGCGGCTGGGAACGACTAgcggtgacgatgttgagggtaGGGCGGGAAGGAGGCGGTCGAGTGGGAAGGTAGCGGCAGCTCCCTATTTTCGTTGATAATTGGCACTCGGTAGCAAAAATGGGCTAGGGGGTTTGGGGAAGCTAAATTTAGGCAATTATACTTTTTGGGAGATTAGTGTTCCCCAAACCAAGAAAATTATCCCCATATTTGACTTTTTGGGGTGAGCTAGATATGCCCTTAGCTTCTTTGAAAGAGCAATTAACATGTACTAATTAAGTTACTCTAGACCACAACAAAACTTGTCATAAGTTTCAactaaaacttatttgaaactCTTTCCTTCTCCTTAATACATCTTACTTTTTGTTCTTCCTTTTGGGCTTGTTGAGTTGTGCCCTCGGCAGAACCTCAGCACTTGTTGTCACTCTTTTATGTTACCCTGTGTGTGTGTTGCGTGAACCTTTGTATCCTGTGTGGCTCTGACAGTTGGCTTTATCTATAAAGCGGGGCGATAGTTTTTTGCTGCAAAAGGAAGTGCTCAAAGGTAAGGAGAGAAAAAGATGAGGATAAAGCTAGGCGTTGCAGCTGCTCCTAAGCAAAGGGCGCATGCAAAGGAAGAACAAAGCTAGGGAACAAGGCATCACTGGCACGTTTGCAGCCAAAGGAAAAAAGGCCACCAAATCGATGAATACGATGCCCTTCATATTCCAATCCAATCCCTAGATCGAGCATCGCCACTAATTAACTAATCAACACTAGCCTGATTACTTGCACGGTTCCGGTGGAAGTATAAGAGATGCTGCACGCTGCGTGCGTCCATGAATTAACAAAACTAAGCCTAGTGGAGGGCAGTTGTACGTGTTTGGTTCTTGATTAATCAAAGGGGCGTTACGACAGCAAGAACCTGCACTAGCTAGTTGCTAGCGCCAAATCTGCCGGACAGATTGGCGAATGTACAGCATGTCTGTGACTCACAGATTAATTAGGTCGTGTCTCACGAGCATGTAGCATCAGATTCGGCTCTGGCAGCTGGGTGCTTTTGCTACTGTAGGTTACTCACTCCGTTAAGAAGTGCTCCAATGCTAAGGCACACAATTTTCTTCTGGTTGCTTCTTCATGATACGGTGAACTCTTTCGTCTGGCCTCATATAACTGTGAGCTTTGGACCTTGCCATCAAAAGAAACATCTTCTCGGACTGTCCTTTTGCATGGGCATGGTGGACACTATATCCTTCTCAAGAAATAGGAGGATATTCTTAGAGCAATTTTAGCAGACCCCTTACACTCGTGAAAGCTGTAAAATTCCGGCGACTATACGGGTTTGGCTCATTTTTTGGGCCAGACCAAAGCCCGTATGGTCGCTCGGCCTGTAAAACTTTTTACGGTGGCCTGCAAACTGCCCCTCCCCCCGCACGCGGTATATCTACGGGTTTCGCGCGAGGATGCGGGCCGAAACCCTATCCCCCCCACCCCCTGTGACTCACCCTATCCCCTCTCCAATTTCTCGTCGCAAGTGAGAAAACAGCGGCGCCCCGCCCCCCAATCTACGAGGATGTGGAACTCTGGCCGGCGCGGTGGCGGTGAAGACTCGGAGTGCAAGCATTGCGCCACCTTTGACGCGGCGCGCAAGCGCGAGGCCAAGCGGTACACGAAGTACATGCTGCCGGCACCGGAGTCCCTCCTCCGCCGCGAGACGGAGGAGTACGACCTCCTCCATGTGCGGCGCTCCGGCGCGGGGCGCTCTTCTAGCTCGGGGCTGCTTCCGgtgaagagggagagggaggacgGCGACCTCCCCGCCGTCAAGATCGAGCCCGGGGAGGAGCGCCCGCGGCGTCATCGGGCCGGAGGACTACCTTGTCGGGCCCCACGCGGACGCTTTCGAGGAGGCACTCGCTGAGCGCACTGCgcgagcagcaggaggaggacgCGCATCGCCGGTGGGACGACGAGCTCAGTGACCTTCTCTTCGAGCAGGCGCTCGCCGCCGACCGCGAGTTCCCCGAGAGGCAGGCCGCATGGCGCCGCGAGCAGGAGGAGCAGGACAAGAAATACGTCGACATTGTCTCCTCCTCCGACAAAGACGAGTGAGCGCCGCCGCTGCACCCGAAGAGCTCCGGTGAGCTCCGATTGCCTAGTTAGGGTACGGCGGTATCGCATTGTAGTATAAATGTAGCGATGATCCACCTATGTAGCCATGACCTAACTATGATGAATGGACTATGTGTTCTTCAATTTCGCCCGCGGATGTTTTCTTTTAAAAGTTACGGTTCCAAATACGGTGTCTGTTCGGGCGCAGCAGAAATGGCCGCTCAAACCTCTGCTTTCTCGGCCCTTATACCAGTTTGCGGGTATAAGGGGTCTGATAGATTTGCTCTTATTGGACAATGTCCTTTTCACTATGCAAACTCTGCCAAGCTCTTTTGCCCTCTGCGTTATCATCATGGGATGTTGGAATATTCAGACTCAGAGGAACTCTTAAATTTTCAAGCAAGGAGCTCCTGCTGCCACTACTTGGAGACACCTATTCAAAGAGGATCTGCGCTGCTTATCACTCACAGAATTAACAGAAAGTTCTTAGGAGAATTCAGAAGTTAGATTGAGCTACATCTTAGTTACTGTTTTTCTAGATGGTTTTCCCTAAAGCTGGAATTGGTTGAGCCCTAGACTATTGTTTTTCTTTTGATTTTGATTTTTGTACATAACTTGTTTCTGATTAATATGTAATTTACTGTGGAACAATTGTTCTACGGTTCAGGGTAAAAAAAAACATTTACTTGGTAGAATTCTCACGGCTAAGACATGTCACAAACTTACAGAAAATGAGGTAAAGAGGGAAATCCGCCAAGTCATGAATTATCCTAAGCTTCTGTTGGATTTCAGTCATCCTGAAACCAAAAGACATCATGAAACTGAAAACCGAAACCACGGTAAACAATCACACTCCAGTGACGGGTGCTATTTGACGAAAACGAAGTTGGCGGAATCTGAAGCGGCCAGTTAACCTCGTTGCTTGCGTTGCCGTGTAACAGGGGCACAGGCACTGTAACTTGCTGGAGAATTTCCAGAAGGAATTAATCGAAAGAGGGGCCAGCCGGGCAATAAACCGGCGCGCTTGTCAAATCGGAGAAGGCACCGAGCTCGGCCACACGTCCGCCAGCAGGCGAGCCGCAGACGACGGCGACGATGGAGTAAACTTCACGCCTCCCCGCAGCCGATCTCCTATATATAAACACACCGCGCCCTTTTCCCCACTCCCCCTCCCTACTACAACCcccccgtctctctctctctctctccgtagtctccctctctctgtctctctctgcaAGTCGCCATGAACATTCCAAGCAAATGCACGGCTCATGGGCGCCACTTTGCACTTGCAAAGTGAGATAGGAAGCTGCGACCTGCCCTGCTCCCTTTACCACTACCGTGCAAGGACGTCCCTGTGAACTACAAGCTACCTAGCTAGTGCGGCTATTAGTTCGTACGTACGTGCTCGAGCCACTGAGCTGAGCTAGTTTGTGCGTGCTATTACGAGCTGTTGCCAGGTGGTCAGCGGCAGCCATGGAGAGGACGCCGGTGATGGTGAGGCAGGGCGGCCAGGAGGTGCTGAGGCAGCTGCCGCCCGGGTTCCGCTTCCGCCCTACAGACGAGGAGCTGGTTGTGCAGTACCTCCGCCGAAAGGCCCTCGCCCTCCCGCTCCCAGCTGCTGTCATCTCCGATGTCCACAACCTCTACAGCCTCGACCCCTGGGACATCCCCGGTACGCCACGCACGCAGCACAaacacggccgccgccgccgacgacacTGCTAGCCATACGATGTGTTACATGTACTATACTGAAAGCTGCCGTTTTGACTCGTTTCCAGGcgcgagagagggggagaagTACTACTTTGCGGTCCGGCCGGCCGCCGGCGCCAAGAGGGGTGGCAGGACCACGACGGCGAGCGGGTGCTGGAAGCCTGCGAGCGCGAGGGAGAGGCCGGTGGTGGTGTCCCGGTGCGGCCGGAGCCACCTCGTCGGCGTCAAGAAGTCCCTGGCCTTCGTCCCCCGACGTGGCAAGGGCAAGGGCTCCAAGGCCCCGCCGGCGTCAGCGCAGACCGGCTGGGTCATGCACGAGTACCGCCTCGCCCTGCCGCATCACCACAAGAATGTGAGCACTAACTCATCCTCCTTGATTGCTGAATTATTAGACGCAACTTGATTTAATTGATTGCCATTAATTTGTTCTTACTGCATGTACTGTGTCAATTACTCTCCTTCCGAATAATGTTTTTTTACTTGTTCCGAATAATGTTCTTGTACTTGTTCAACTGCACTGCTGCAGCTGTGTGTTAGTAGTGCTACTCCAATCTCCGATCCTTAGCTTTGGATGACAGCTCCATCAGTTGCAAAGCATAAACTGATAGAGTACAATTAAGCTAGTACTGATAATTGAAGCTGCTATATATAATTTTATGTTTAGGCTTTCACTGTTAGTATCCATACCTCGGGTTTTGCTTAGATTAGGTCAGTTTTTTCAGATTGCTGACGTATCGAATTGAACAGTTTTGCTGGAGTTCTCACGAATCTCCTGTAAAATTCCTGCGTTTCAGACGGTTTTTTTCCAGGTTTTTTCACTTAGCTAGTTAACTAGCTAGCAGGATCGTGCGTACATGTTCAACCTTGGCACGGAGCTGTCTTTTCAGCTTAACTTTGATTGTATCGACAGTTACCAACTACTTAACTCAAATATACGGCGCCCATGATGTCAGAATTAGCGTAACCTAATTAACCAGCTTAACTATGAGGCATACATAAAGTTCACAGTTGACATAACCACTCTTGCCGAGATTAATAACTGTGTTTAATTAAGCTAGTTACATAGAGTAGGTAAGTAGCTACATATATAGCTAGGACACATAGGCATCTCCGCTAGCTAGATGCATATACCTGCAAGCAAGATAGTTCATCAAACTGTGACAACTTGCAAAACTGCCAATTATTTGACCTGAccaatggatggatggatggacggATCGATCCTGTTGTAATTAAATTGCTTGGGATGGTAGTGGTCGCCGTTGCAATTTATGCTGATACGGAGAGGTGGTTGGTTGTACTTAACGCTGTCCTAGATGCTAGCTCTGTTCCTGCCTGTTGAGAATCCGTTGATGAGATCTTATTGTTGGGATTAATTAGCTAACCTGCAAATACATGTAGCCTAGCCCGGCCCTCAACAAGAAGTTAGTTGCTCGACCGTATTTACATATACACCACCATCACCGGCCGCTGAGTTAGTTGAGTAGTAATTTACCGGTGACTGATAGTGAAAGCTTTGCTAGATAGAGAAGCATTTATATGTGGCGTGCATCTTCCTTGTATCCGGAAAGGAAAAAAGAGGGGGCTAGCTACGTAATATCCACAGTCCAACTGCGCACAACAATTCCATGGCCACCACTGTTGCAAGAGATGTTTCGTCAATGAACTGTTGCATCTTCTCCTCGCTTGGCCTGCAAGGTGTGCCCTACTTCATCTACATGAATAAAAACACTGTGTGCTAATGGAATGAGAGATTGGCTTCTAGCTGAAAAGTGTGCGTGGACGCGAATTGCACTTGCTGTTCGTTCGCAAGTCGTACCTCAACAGTGAGTGCCCGGCCGGGGCCAGAGCTAGGGTCGTCGATCCATTCAAAATCAACGTAGCGTTTGGTTGCAGGAATAATGTGGATATATAGGATTAATTCGTGGTGGTTTGTGGCAATCTCCTTTCATTCCAGTGTTTGGTGCAGCAATCTGGAGTGTTCGTTAGGAATATTGGATCGTCGATGTAAGTGGATTCCGTTAGTTTGTTGGATTAGGGTTCCGTTCTAAGCTGCTGTCAGCGTGAGTGCCTAGCTAGTTAGGATTCCCGAcatcttttcttttttttgaaatGGAGGCAAAAGCGAACCATAGGAAAGGAATATGGTACTATTTTTTGGATTGAGAACTAGTAGAAGTGATCCTTTTAACCAGAAAATTATAGTACTAGGTTAGAAGTGTTATTCCTTctatcccgcaaaaaaaaagtgtTATTCCTTCTGTTTTTTTACTCCTAAAACGTTGTTAATCCAATGTTGCCATGAAAGGTAAAGACCCTAATGTTCCTCCAATCCCAGAACGAA
This sequence is a window from Aegilops tauschii subsp. strangulata cultivar AL8/78 chromosome 7, Aet v6.0, whole genome shotgun sequence. Protein-coding genes within it:
- the LOC109736940 gene encoding NAC domain-containing protein 83, which codes for MERTPVMVRQGGQEVLRQLPPGFRFRPTDEELVVQYLRRKALALPLPAAVISDVHNLYSLDPWDIPGAREGEKYYFAVRPAAGAKRGGRTTTASGCWKPASARERPVVVSRCGRSHLVGVKKSLAFVPRRGKGKGSKAPPASAQTGWVMHEYRLALPHHHKNGCCLAEAGTEEWVVCRIFQRDRSSSSSNRQTPGIQGTDAHHTMPPSPSSSSSSSCVTSGGGSPDMQEEVSS